In Saccharolobus solfataricus, a genomic segment contains:
- a CDS encoding NAD(P)/FAD-dependent oxidoreductase, which yields MKVGIVGGGIVGLFTAYYLAKEGIKDIIIYEKGFLGAGSIHAAGLIEPYRFDKINTLSMIKKMLKYKMNGSTDIKEVDKLWLVELIKNLEKDPPGEAWDTMREMAKFSLSEYKRIAEEKNDFDYHEDGLLELYYNSKEFESGIEDEKKSPFNPKFEIEEIKGFAGGLFFPELSRISTEKFIDRISREIVSNIKVKNEEVIKVSDEGYIDGEKYDLVVVAAGIWSRILKIPLTAFKGYGYRVKGVSKLNRAAVIVDYGLAISPLSDHIKITGGFDADFSIDSKRAEDFLKKAEELVDIQYIIDLNMGFRPCSPDGFPVIGKRNNLVLVTGACRLGWSYGPAMGRYATDLALGKAKDLGYISRYYHE from the coding sequence TTGAAAGTTGGGATTGTAGGAGGAGGGATAGTAGGTTTATTTACTGCTTACTACCTAGCTAAGGAAGGGATAAAAGACATTATAATATATGAAAAAGGCTTCCTAGGAGCTGGTTCCATACACGCTGCAGGCTTAATAGAGCCTTATAGGTTTGATAAAATAAATACCCTTAGCATGATTAAAAAGATGTTAAAATATAAAATGAATGGAAGTACGGATATAAAGGAAGTTGATAAACTCTGGTTAGTAGAGCTTATTAAGAATCTGGAAAAGGACCCTCCGGGAGAAGCTTGGGATACAATGAGGGAGATGGCTAAGTTTTCCTTATCAGAATATAAGAGAATTGCTGAGGAAAAGAATGATTTCGATTATCACGAAGACGGTCTTCTTGAACTATATTACAATTCTAAAGAGTTTGAAAGTGGAATAGAGGATGAGAAGAAAAGCCCATTTAATCCTAAGTTTGAAATTGAGGAGATCAAGGGTTTTGCGGGTGGATTATTCTTTCCAGAGCTAAGTAGAATCTCTACCGAAAAATTTATTGATAGAATTTCAAGAGAAATTGTCAGCAATATAAAGGTTAAAAATGAAGAGGTTATCAAAGTATCTGATGAGGGATATATAGATGGGGAAAAATACGATTTAGTAGTAGTAGCAGCTGGGATTTGGTCTAGAATCCTAAAAATCCCACTAACTGCGTTCAAGGGTTATGGATATAGAGTCAAAGGTGTTAGTAAGTTAAATCGTGCAGCGGTTATTGTTGATTATGGTCTAGCTATCTCACCGTTAAGTGACCATATAAAGATAACCGGAGGGTTCGATGCAGACTTTTCCATTGACTCTAAAAGAGCAGAAGATTTTCTAAAAAAAGCAGAAGAGCTAGTTGATATCCAATACATAATCGATTTAAACATGGGTTTTAGACCATGCTCACCAGACGGTTTTCCAGTAATAGGGAAGAGAAATAATTTAGTATTAGTTACAGGAGCATGCAGATTAGGATGGAGTTATGGACCAGCTATGGGGAGATATGCTACTGATTTAGCCCTAGGTAAAGCGAAAGATCTTGGTTATATTTCACGGTACTATCACGAATAA
- a CDS encoding glycogen synthase, which produces MKRIESLWLPEDIKKVWMITFELQKIASVGGLGNAVYNIAKHLAEKGVDITVFLPSHGRHLNEYYRSLLSLRHIDMIVEGRRKGIDNNYYNYKIGFEEGKIDNFKVILVKGLDYNTGRVLDSWNIYDNTMEKISLLTRGLEGFTLGNLSNLPDIIHAQDWHAVIPAVRIKQLLEERRIIVPFIYTIHLLNYIGVPWHYASQDWSGIEDCWHYIWMVAKHELYKYSYVWDVLSGGKIEKFGCYEADMVSSVSYSYLSFDVFNFVGNWVANKSCVTYNGTDWDVEEIQNKAVTMYGTKDRRELRRRLLSSLHSLRVIPEDYTTGNMLWNNRNRLGLRDDWTYDDLGEGPLVLFTGRLVYQKGVDLLLRAMKTVVNEINNARLLIFGLPSGDYNLLWDIIERASEIKDNIRLIVGRMDLDLYKLFHYVSSVFVIPSRWEPFGINSIEAMAMGLPVIAYSVGGLRETVVDIREDKNNATGLLIKPESIDELARAIRIALYLSEASELNKSDLLYKASEVKVDDTRYWDKVRENAITRVKSRFRWDAVINSLTECYRKTLDMAKYRALASF; this is translated from the coding sequence ATGAAAAGGATTGAATCATTGTGGTTACCTGAGGACATTAAAAAAGTGTGGATGATAACATTTGAATTGCAAAAGATAGCAAGTGTTGGAGGATTAGGAAATGCTGTATATAACATAGCTAAACATCTAGCTGAAAAGGGAGTAGATATTACGGTTTTCTTGCCATCTCATGGAAGGCATCTAAATGAATATTATAGGTCTCTCTTAAGTTTAAGACATATTGACATGATCGTTGAGGGAAGAAGAAAGGGTATAGATAATAACTATTATAATTATAAAATAGGATTTGAAGAAGGAAAAATAGATAATTTCAAGGTAATTTTGGTAAAAGGATTAGATTATAACACTGGTAGGGTATTAGATTCATGGAATATCTATGATAACACAATGGAGAAAATTTCGCTATTAACAAGAGGATTAGAGGGGTTCACTTTAGGCAATCTATCTAACCTTCCAGATATAATCCATGCACAAGATTGGCACGCCGTAATTCCCGCAGTTAGGATAAAACAACTCTTGGAAGAGAGACGAATAATCGTCCCATTTATTTACACTATTCACTTACTGAATTACATTGGTGTACCTTGGCACTACGCTTCTCAAGACTGGTCTGGAATTGAGGATTGTTGGCATTATATTTGGATGGTAGCTAAGCATGAATTATATAAATATTCATATGTATGGGATGTGTTGTCAGGTGGAAAAATTGAGAAATTTGGTTGTTACGAGGCTGATATGGTGAGTAGTGTAAGTTACAGTTATTTAAGTTTTGACGTATTTAATTTTGTAGGAAATTGGGTAGCCAATAAATCATGTGTAACGTATAATGGTACGGATTGGGATGTGGAAGAGATCCAAAATAAGGCTGTTACAATGTATGGAACTAAGGACAGAAGGGAGTTAAGGAGAAGGCTACTTTCATCTCTGCACTCCCTAAGGGTTATTCCAGAGGATTACACTACCGGCAATATGCTATGGAATAATAGAAATAGACTAGGATTAAGAGATGATTGGACTTACGACGATTTAGGGGAAGGACCCCTTGTTCTATTCACTGGGAGATTAGTATATCAAAAAGGTGTAGATTTACTTTTAAGGGCTATGAAAACAGTTGTGAATGAGATAAATAATGCTAGGCTCTTAATTTTTGGGCTACCGTCTGGGGATTACAACTTACTTTGGGATATTATAGAGAGGGCTTCAGAAATTAAGGATAATATTAGGTTAATAGTGGGTAGAATGGATTTAGATTTATATAAATTGTTTCACTACGTATCTTCAGTCTTCGTCATTCCATCTAGATGGGAACCATTTGGCATAAATTCAATTGAGGCTATGGCTATGGGGTTGCCAGTAATTGCCTATAGCGTAGGGGGTTTAAGAGAAACAGTCGTTGACATTAGGGAGGATAAGAATAATGCCACAGGTCTCTTAATTAAGCCTGAAAGTATAGACGAATTAGCTAGAGCCATAAGGATTGCATTATATTTGTCAGAGGCTTCTGAGCTAAATAAAAGCGATTTGTTATATAAGGCGAGTGAGGTTAAAGTAGATGATACGAGATACTGGGATAAGGTACGTGAAAATGCAATAACTAGGGTTAAGAGTAGATTTAGATGGGATGCAGTGATAAACTCCTTAACTGAGTGTTATAGAAAGACTCTCGATATGGCTAAATATAGGGCTTTAGCCTCTTTTTGA
- a CDS encoding ISNCY-like element ISC1217 family transposase — MTKELTREEYYKALEKAVNEVILSMTGTRKDVAKRLVLGAVVGRNATEIAQEAEMDYETVLNNLDKAAQAKLIEVVKKLVGDHPVLLIVDDTHDHKLYARAMPVSRNGAQIFYCRSHKRFEPAIQLLVIGVKDLVNNQIYVIHIIAYIPRKVEEELKRRGEEVKFKTKIDALLEFLSSLSGLNVKAKVFDSWYVNSRTLQGNTVGELKSSARVVEGGRSVPVSEFPQGEYLVEYLGTPIKLLVIDDYKGYGRRYFFSTDLNDTAEDIITTWENRWDIEVLIRELKALGLEGGSFLTWVRNSGFVALKALSLLVVQYFKYSTGLVLGAKRLARLIKSIYHEVGGIKKLFKRRRKP, encoded by the coding sequence ATGACCAAAGAATTGACGAGGGAGGAGTACTATAAGGCATTGGAAAAGGCAGTTAACGAGGTCATACTATCCATGACTGGAACGAGGAAGGACGTTGCCAAGAGGCTCGTCCTGGGGGCGGTCGTGGGAAGAAATGCTACCGAAATAGCTCAAGAGGCCGAGATGGACTACGAGACCGTGTTGAATAACTTAGACAAAGCAGCTCAGGCCAAACTAATCGAGGTCGTGAAGAAGTTAGTCGGGGATCATCCTGTCCTTCTCATAGTGGACGACACCCACGACCACAAGCTCTACGCTAGGGCCATGCCGGTCTCCAGAAACGGGGCGCAGATCTTCTACTGTAGATCACACAAGAGGTTCGAACCCGCGATTCAACTCCTTGTGATTGGCGTCAAGGATCTGGTGAACAACCAGATCTACGTGATCCACATAATTGCCTACATACCCCGAAAGGTGGAAGAGGAGCTCAAGCGTAGGGGTGAGGAGGTGAAGTTCAAGACCAAGATAGATGCCCTCTTGGAGTTTCTCTCCTCCCTCTCAGGTTTGAATGTAAAAGCTAAGGTCTTCGACTCATGGTACGTGAACTCGAGGACTCTCCAAGGGAATACTGTGGGGGAACTCAAGTCCAGCGCGCGGGTCGTCGAGGGTGGCAGATCCGTACCCGTTAGCGAGTTCCCCCAAGGGGAGTACCTGGTAGAGTACTTGGGTACTCCCATAAAGTTACTTGTTATAGATGATTATAAGGGTTACGGGAGGAGGTATTTCTTCTCCACCGACCTTAACGACACGGCTGAAGATATTATAACAACCTGGGAGAACCGTTGGGACATCGAGGTCTTGATTAGAGAGCTCAAGGCCTTGGGACTCGAGGGTGGGTCCTTCTTGACCTGGGTTAGGAACTCAGGCTTCGTGGCCTTGAAGGCTCTCTCCCTCCTCGTTGTCCAATACTTCAAGTACTCCACGGGTCTGGTGCTCGGGGCCAAAAGGTTGGCCAGATTGATAAAAAGTATTTATCACGAGGTGGGTGGGATCAAAAAACTGTTCAAGAGGAGGAGAAAACCGTAA
- a CDS encoding DUF1955 domain-containing protein has translation MSESQELRRKLIEAKRLILDGFVEQGIELLSKTISPENIKESNWIICNIIDTANCDAVVKTLDSIGKIFDISPCANIKRVVYCYALMNKMSEYVDLALDVIVKANKKDSLDKLYNDLKNEKINPEFLLKIGTAYKKLNAVRESNEVLRKACENGVKEACENIKEIASKIM, from the coding sequence ATGAGCGAGAGCCAAGAACTAAGAAGAAAATTAATTGAAGCCAAAAGGCTAATATTAGATGGTTTCGTCGAACAAGGAATTGAATTACTCTCTAAGACTATATCACCAGAAAACATCAAAGAGTCGAATTGGATTATATGCAATATAATAGATACAGCAAATTGCGATGCAGTCGTAAAGACCCTAGATTCCATAGGAAAAATATTTGATATATCCCCTTGTGCCAATATAAAGAGAGTAGTTTACTGTTATGCGTTAATGAATAAGATGAGTGAATACGTTGATCTGGCGCTAGACGTCATAGTTAAGGCAAATAAAAAGGATTCATTAGACAAGCTATACAATGATTTGAAAAATGAAAAAATTAATCCAGAATTCTTATTAAAGATAGGAACGGCATATAAGAAACTAAATGCAGTTAGAGAAAGTAATGAAGTCCTAAGGAAGGCATGCGAAAATGGAGTAAAAGAGGCATGCGAAAACATTAAAGAAATAGCTAGTAAGATTATGTAA
- the pyk gene encoding pyruvate kinase, which yields MRKTKIVATLGPSSEEKVKELAEYVDVFRINFAHGDETSHRKYFDLIRTYAPESSIIVDLPGPKLRLGELKEPIEVKKGDKIVFSQKDGIPVDDELFYSAVKENSDILIADGTIRVRVKSKAKDRVEGTVIEGGILLSRKGINIPNVNLKSGITDNDLKLLKRALDLGADYIGLSFVISENDVKKVKEFVGDEAWVIAKIEKSEALKNLTNIVNESDGIMVARGDLGVETGLENLPLIQRRIVRTSRVFGKPVILATQVLTSMINSPIPTRAEIIDISNSIMQGVDSIMLSDETAIGNYPVESVRTLHNIISNVEKSVKHRPIGPLNSESDAIALAAVNASKVSKADVIVVYSRSGNSILRVSRLRPERNIIGVSPDPRLAKKFKLCYGVIPISINKKMQSIDEIIDVSAKLMQEKIKDLKFKKIVIVGGDPKQEAGKTNFVIVKTLEQQKK from the coding sequence ATGAGAAAGACTAAAATAGTTGCTACTTTAGGTCCTTCCTCAGAGGAAAAAGTAAAAGAACTGGCAGAATACGTTGATGTTTTTAGAATAAATTTTGCACATGGAGACGAAACATCTCATAGGAAGTATTTTGATCTTATTAGAACATATGCACCGGAATCTAGTATTATAGTAGATTTGCCAGGGCCTAAGTTGAGACTAGGAGAACTCAAAGAACCAATAGAGGTGAAGAAAGGAGATAAGATAGTTTTCTCTCAAAAAGATGGAATTCCAGTTGATGATGAGTTATTTTATTCGGCTGTAAAAGAAAACTCGGATATCTTAATTGCAGACGGAACAATACGTGTGAGGGTTAAGTCAAAAGCTAAGGATAGAGTAGAGGGAACCGTAATAGAGGGTGGAATTTTATTATCGAGAAAAGGAATAAATATTCCTAATGTCAATCTAAAATCTGGGATAACGGACAACGATTTAAAACTTTTAAAAAGAGCTTTAGATCTGGGAGCAGATTATATAGGACTCTCTTTTGTAATAAGTGAGAATGATGTAAAGAAGGTAAAGGAATTTGTAGGTGATGAAGCTTGGGTTATCGCGAAGATAGAAAAAAGTGAGGCATTAAAGAACTTAACCAATATCGTTAATGAATCGGATGGAATAATGGTAGCCAGAGGCGATTTGGGGGTTGAGACTGGCTTAGAAAATCTGCCTTTAATTCAAAGGAGAATAGTAAGGACTTCAAGAGTATTTGGCAAACCCGTCATTTTAGCAACTCAAGTATTAACTTCGATGATAAACAGCCCTATACCTACCAGAGCTGAGATTATAGATATTTCTAACTCGATTATGCAGGGAGTGGACTCTATAATGTTAAGCGATGAAACAGCCATAGGCAATTATCCAGTTGAAAGCGTAAGAACTCTTCATAATATCATAAGTAATGTAGAAAAGAGTGTAAAACATAGACCAATCGGACCACTAAATAGTGAGAGTGATGCGATAGCTCTAGCTGCTGTAAATGCAAGTAAAGTATCTAAGGCAGATGTAATAGTAGTGTATAGTAGATCAGGTAATTCAATATTGCGCGTATCGAGACTGAGACCTGAACGTAACATAATAGGAGTCTCTCCTGATCCTAGACTAGCTAAAAAGTTTAAGCTTTGTTATGGTGTAATACCCATTAGTATAAACAAAAAGATGCAGTCCATAGACGAGATAATAGACGTCTCAGCCAAGCTAATGCAGGAAAAAATAAAGGACTTAAAATTTAAAAAAATCGTTATAGTAGGAGGGGATCCTAAACAAGAAGCGGGGAAGACTAACTTCGTTATAGTTAAGACACTAGAACAACAAAAGAAATGA
- a CDS encoding glycoside hydrolase family 57 protein, translated as MKRVIVGFEVHQPFRIRRDFFWNPRFRQKLEDRFFDTERNKEIFERIKKNCYIPATNIILSSIERAEEEGNNVKYFFSISGTFLEQAERWGREVIELFQQLAYTHKVEFLAQTYYHSVTSLWEDKSEWKEQVKMHKDTIKSYFGQYPTTFENTELITKKDIVEEVEKMGFKMMLSEGTNRNLNGRSPNYVYKLKGHEIRMLFRNYTLSDDIAFRFSNPNWDQYPLTASKYADWISRSEGNVGLIFVDYETFGEHHREQTGILEFLKWLPIELNSKGVEMMMPKEVYNDVYDEIEIAHTTSWADIEKDEKSWLGNIMQWAYDDAVRRAEMPSRELGNEYLRVWRYFTTSDNYYYLYLGHGSPAEVHSYFNAFGSPIDAFINEFYAISTFIHEEISKLNIKNEPYIFILGDKRASIAWNEKEFMEIVMRDERFKTHLKNLRLWLGNEKD; from the coding sequence ATGAAAAGAGTAATAGTAGGATTTGAAGTTCACCAACCATTCAGGATTAGAAGAGATTTCTTCTGGAACCCGCGATTTAGACAAAAGCTAGAGGATAGATTTTTCGATACTGAGAGAAATAAAGAGATATTTGAGAGAATAAAGAAGAACTGCTACATCCCTGCAACAAACATAATACTAAGCTCTATTGAAAGAGCCGAAGAAGAAGGAAATAACGTTAAATACTTCTTTTCAATTTCAGGGACTTTCTTAGAGCAAGCGGAGAGATGGGGAAGAGAGGTAATAGAATTATTTCAACAATTGGCATATACACATAAAGTTGAATTTCTAGCGCAAACCTATTATCATTCTGTAACCAGCCTTTGGGAGGATAAAAGTGAATGGAAAGAGCAAGTTAAGATGCATAAGGATACGATAAAGTCTTATTTTGGACAATATCCTACCACTTTTGAAAATACTGAATTAATTACTAAAAAGGATATTGTAGAAGAAGTTGAAAAAATGGGCTTTAAGATGATGTTAAGTGAGGGAACTAATAGAAATTTAAATGGACGAAGTCCAAATTACGTCTATAAATTGAAGGGACATGAGATTAGAATGTTGTTTAGGAATTATACGTTAAGTGATGATATAGCCTTCAGATTTTCTAATCCAAATTGGGATCAATATCCGTTAACAGCTTCCAAGTATGCTGATTGGATAAGTAGAAGTGAGGGAAATGTAGGATTAATATTCGTAGATTACGAGACTTTTGGAGAACACCACAGAGAACAAACTGGAATTTTAGAATTTCTTAAATGGTTACCAATAGAGCTTAACAGTAAAGGAGTTGAAATGATGATGCCAAAGGAAGTTTACAATGACGTCTATGATGAAATAGAAATTGCTCATACTACCTCGTGGGCTGATATAGAAAAAGATGAGAAAAGTTGGTTGGGAAATATAATGCAATGGGCTTACGATGATGCGGTTAGAAGGGCTGAGATGCCCTCAAGGGAATTGGGTAATGAGTATTTAAGGGTCTGGAGATATTTTACTACAAGCGATAATTACTATTATCTTTATTTAGGGCATGGGAGTCCAGCTGAAGTACATTCCTATTTTAACGCCTTTGGATCCCCTATAGATGCGTTTATAAATGAATTTTATGCAATATCGACATTTATACATGAAGAAATAAGTAAATTAAATATTAAGAATGAGCCTTATATATTCATATTAGGAGATAAGAGAGCGTCGATAGCTTGGAATGAAAAAGAGTTCATGGAAATTGTAATGAGAGATGAAAGGTTTAAAACTCATTTGAAAAACTTAAGGCTGTGGTTAGGAAATGAAAAGGATTGA